ttaaataaatgaggaatattacggttggtgttgattgctctacgtaagcaggccatggtccaatatcccattctagtaatatccaaaaaggaattcacaaattggtggtggtgatgatgataaaccttcgtcttctataataaaatgacagatttcttccttttctcccatttgaatgaggtccataaagagatggggatttcgggttatgaaaagtactgcggtttaccttttctacataaaatgatccgtattctttcgccactattcgagcaattaattcgctcttcgccgaatttaaatgataaattcggtcaaggtttcctagcctaatacaacatatatcatcacactttgtacacctgaatattccaaatattagtaagaatgtggctactaaatttctattggatggaagagtagcgaagcgtgtgttggttggccgtcagtggatgtaaaatgtgagagtagcctgcgactacttgatttttatataattcagctgatactgctaccatctactccgggcaaccagctgtctcctccactctttgagcaacgttttgtaatttttactgccttttttttttttatttttttttttttttttttttttttttagtaaattttgatagcaggatgatttattgatttaaagtggtgagaccacaaaaatattaatgcttgctctacttggtggaggtttccaggtaagcaatcaagtctgcacgctcattcttcttcttaagaCCAACGAACACCATCTTTGTGCCTGGAATAAATTTCTTGGGGTTGGTCAAGTAGATATCCAGATTATCTTTGTCCCACGTGATACTCTTGGCCTTGTTGGCATAAGTGTAAATATAGCCAGAAGCCTGACCAGTTTGGCGGCCGAAGAGGCCATTTAGATTTGGTCCAGTTTTGTGCTTGCCGTTTAattcaacagtgtgacactgtgcacacctctgcataaagatcttcttacctttttccctctcaaccatcttctgaaaaaaaaaccacattaacttaaaaggtaaaggtgtatgctatttatttatttatttatttatttatatgtttcataTACTTACTTACAAAAAAAGGAcactttttttctttgttttaggattctGATATACTCTGCGAGAACACTGCACAACCTTGAGTCAAAACACACTCACAGAtggactaaaaaatactgtagatacagatttggataatgtatctaaccagctacaacttcaaccaaacacagtttcaaatgagaaaacataagaaataaataaTTACACCCTCCTATAAAAATATGATATGGAAATGTGGTAAGGATGACATTTTAACTTTTCGGATTAGAGTTTTTATAGCATTGGTGCCTGAGCTGGGCCCTGAGGTGGGCCCTGGGGAGGCAACTGTGACTGTACCTGCGGTGGACCTTGCAACTGAAGTGGTGATGGCTGGCCTTGGGTTGTCATATGAATATGAACGCTAGGTGGTACCTGTTGCTGCCTGAGAAATTGATGCCCTCTGATTGAAACCCAAACAGAGGTACAaataacacatacatatacatttatttacaaaaaaacattttttttaattgttttatttaatgaatgttggtctcaggattggttcacctccctttctatgacaaagttggttaaagaataataagtattttctatttgatggatcattagaattttttgaggctagttttaataaatatggctgtaaactcttaaaaacaagtttcatctctgaaagtgtttcattaaagttaaggtatagggtaactggtgtcacatattcgtcaaaaatccaactgttttccataatatatctttctatatacaaatcagtgactgccaattgctccactccatatataaaactagttgcggcttctaaaaacagcctgtcagtttgattaccccaaaataagatttgtgcatacttacgagaaaattccctaatgctacattttagatgatgcatattcaacacaaacacactttttactatttgcttacaaagtggacaaaatatttcatctttgtagataatgtttgataaaaaagagtacatcccataagaattattcatatatctaaggcagccataattattataatcaaatttccctgtagattttttacccaacaaaattttggctgataatgtaaacatacattgaggacaaatactgtgaccacatccaaccatataatcatcaaacataaaaaccatgtcacctgacccattcatatctaaacaaatggggcaagatacaatttgatgacgaatgacatttttcttgatagttttaagggaaccgtgtttaattgatatatcaatgacaacgtccttattatcaggtccccagagtcggttggacaccaggtttgtttgatattttttcaaaaatggtattttaaccaggactgtagaattatttttagtttcaaaacactcgtcttgtctaaaatcatgttcattttcaaacagatttatatcagtatcaattgatctgatatttggtgaacaattaaatataatagttaacgatgccttttctgcttctgtcataatttctatgatgtttcttactttgatattctgctgtaatcttgaccttgtaggagaaatcttgcaagtcaaaaaaagttggcaacctcttgagttttttgaatttgatattttgtatatatttttttttaaatgtcttcTCTTTGGACATTTCCCCAGGGATAATTCCATATTAAACCTAGAAGAAATATGAAagataacattaatattaattaaaaaaaagggggaagaaatggagttgtaaacAAGGGGAAAAAGCTCTTTATTCCACAATTAactattcaaaaaaaaaaaaaaaaaaaaaaaaacaacactTTTCTCGGGTTTGGTATGTAGAAAGATGTCTGAAAAGTGATAGGGTAAATAAGAGTAGgatggaagtagtagtagtagtagtagtagtggtagaagggtagagataaaatttcttcaattagtaactatggtctctctcacctcaatcagttcataaagttttagggaacatatctaaacccactgactggttcattctgttgtcaggattaaatcatcacacaacaacaattgaccagggagggtggaggtccgtcttatttatgttaatgacactgtcctgttttttttttttttgtcataaagAGGGGAAcctatgaaaaaaaatatatatataaattaggaggtttaactattcttttcattgttatgatgtctttgacataattttgtttataattttaactctgacaccaaaggggtagacctgtctagaaaattttataattgctggtaagtagtctctttcccagtttccaccagccaatccacacccaattaacgatggaaatattaccaaactgtattttccattagatacttgcactgctaatttatttagaccttcattaaaccaataaatcctgttttgggatgtatcttttaaaaggccagataaaagttgatgatcgaaaggttctaaatgtctaggatttcttcctttaggtccaacatcaacagtacacgactgctgtaactgctgtatgagtcttttagtataaaggttttgatttttctccttccccatataaaactgcccaaaaacatttataactactggtccctttgttacagtgttaggatgacaaatctcaatatttcctggttgaggtctatcttcaagcatagcacggtttaaagtgcctattgcccggcgtcgtgtataagaaccacagtatggatatatctcagcaagaatctgagaaagtccatgagatttaacagctacacagttgagtatttgtacaagcgctatattggggcttctatatacagggtcagtaatgtctccattaataaactccaagttatctacaaagaagaaagaaacattggttataccattacagtccataattatcttctaatatatgttgccaaagaatatatttttaagagattaggatatgtttgattacctttcttgataaattcctccatttcagtccaatagtttgtgaattacttcaaatattttcagttgtatttgtcatgacagtgtttgtattataatatatgaaaaacaaaaactgttgtattatatatagttatgatatatttaatatatatatgtttttctttttttataccttctatcaaaatttcgtaagacttataagagttgggtttggtatccgttttcaagttgggattatatcataaataattaaaaaatggaagtcattaaggggaaaaacaaattgactaagcctgatgaatgtgaaacactaaataatagaatatctaatcatattcgttttacatttaatacccacaaacgtcatttagggaaaggtgcctatggtaaagttgatcttgtccaagtacctactattgaacttcttgatcctagattaccacatcaaatacatgtgtttcaaaatatttacccacacacggcttccaaactttttaaatcttctaagaagaagcacaaacgaggaaaaaagtatctacaaacatttgtggctcgaaagagttttcgccggaaaagggattttttaatggagattgaaaacattgcacgtcttgatgaaaatatcagaaaggcattctttgttcaagtgtatcgtgtgtttatggtcgaaactgcctataatgtaatacactgtccacaaggtaaatttctagagtcatcacaacctacaaaagttcctcattctttgaataatattgagtataaatgtcctttcaaatctaaatctata
The nucleotide sequence above comes from Procambarus clarkii isolate CNS0578487 unplaced genomic scaffold, FALCON_Pclarkii_2.0 HiC_scaffold_135, whole genome shotgun sequence. Encoded proteins:
- the LOC138360960 gene encoding cytochrome c-like, encoding MVEREKGKKIFMQRCAQCHTVELNGKHKTGPNLNGLFGRQTGQASGYIYTYANKAKSITWDKDNLDIYLTNPKKFIPGTKMVFVGLKKKNERADLIAYLETSTK